One window of the Salvia miltiorrhiza cultivar Shanhuang (shh) chromosome 6, IMPLAD_Smil_shh, whole genome shotgun sequence genome contains the following:
- the LOC130990601 gene encoding uncharacterized protein LOC130990601, with protein MGQPDRARRTGTLGHNGSIQDQPFQVDQGRQSMSNTLQNLDPALVRRLADMEAIIQRIPGVPAPIKKNAESCYVNSPFVDEIALVEMPKKFNFPHLKMFDGVSDPDDHIAQYCQRMFTVAIPRDMREACMCKGFGSSLIGSVLQWYTNLPNNSISSFAQLTDVFVQQYASSRKLEKISEVLYAIVQRHGEPLRDYIGCFNKKKVSITNCSEQTAVTAFRKGLLPGSDLYKTLTKYPCKTMEDMLIQAWAQIKWEKDQYNMQMVFPPSRPERDHRVDRRSGRDRRAEPYPPPYRQSRGRDEYDRAPDRCPREKAKIPEYALSISPAEAVEALKNLDNKVKWPERMRAPADQRDRSKWCEFHPDHGHWTEDCITLRLEVAHLLKQGHLTDYLTEKGKQTLQQGRDKHDDHREATPPNPPPHERTVNVISGGSKVSGVTHLAAKKHTRQAKSNKAKTNMPC; from the coding sequence ATGGGTCAACCAGATAGAGCAAGGCGAACAGGCACACTTGGTCATAATGGCAGCATTCAAGATCAACCATTTCAGGTTGATCAGGGCCGACAGAGCATGTCCAACACCCTTCAAAATTTAGACCCCGCCTTGGTTAGAAGATTGGCGGATATGGAGGCCATCATCCAACGAATCCCAGGAGTCCCGGCCCCAATCAAGAAAAATGCAGAGAGCTGTTATGTTAACTCGCCCTTCGTGGATGAGATAGCTTTAGTGGAAATGCCGAAGAAGTTCAACTTCCCTCACTTGAAGATGTTTGATGGCGTGTCTGACCCAGACGACCATATTGCCCAATATTGCCAAAGGATGTTCACTGTGGCCATCCCTCGTGACATGAGGGAGGCgtgcatgtgtaaggggttcggttctagtcTAATAGGATCGGTCCTCCAGTGGTATACGAATCTCCCAAATAACTCTATTAGCTCTTTTGCCCAACTAACTGATGTTTTTGTCCAACAGTACGCAAGTAGCAGGAAATTGGAGAAGATCTCGGAAGTCCTGTACGCCATTGTACAAAGACATGGAGAACCCCTCCGAGACTACATTGGATGCTTCAACAAGAAGAAGGTGTCAATTACCAACTGTAGCGAGCAGACCGCTGTCACCGCCTTTCGCAAGGGTTTGTTGCCCGGCTCAGATCTTTATAAGACCCTCACCAAGTATCCATGCAAAACCATGGAGGACATGTTGATCCAAGCTTGGGCACAGATTAAGTGGGAGAAAgaccaatacaacatgcagatGGTCTTCCCACCTAGTAGACCTGAAAGAGACCATCGAGTAGACAGGAGATCAGGTCGTGACAGACGTGCTGAACCATATCCACCACCTTATCGGCAAAGCCGAGGAAGGGATGAGTACGATAGGGCACCCGACAGATGCCCCCGTGAGAAAGCAAAGATTCCAGAGTATGCCCTATCCATCTCCCCCGCTGAAGCAGTTGAAGCATTAAAGAACTTGGATAACAAGGTCAAATGGCCAGAGAGGATGAGGGCCCCAGCCGACCAGAGGGACAGGTCTAAGTGGTGTGAGTTCCACCCAGACCATGGGCATTGGACGGAGGATTGCATCACCCTCAGGTTGGAAGTGGCCCACCTACTAAAACAAGGCCACCTCACTGATTACCTAACCGAGAAGGGCAAGCAAACCCTACAACAAGGAAGAGATAAACATGATGACCATAGAGAGGCTACACCGCCAAACCCACCACCTCATGAAAGAACTGTGAATGTCATATCTGGTGGCTCCAAAGTAAGCGGGGTCACCCATTTAGCAGCAAAGAAACATACCCGACAAGCGAAGTCTAACAAGGCGAAAACCAACATGCCCTGCTAG